TGTCATCCCTCATGGGCCCAAGAGTGCCTGCAGTCGTGGACGAGCGCGGAGGATCAGACTGTGGTCGTACCCGATCGACCGGGGCAGCCATTCCGTGGCAGGAGGGTGAGAGGTGGGGTCGAGTTTGTGTCATCGGGCACGGGGTGCCACAATGGTCGAAAGGTCTTGACGCCTCCCGGGCGTCGTATGCCCTAGGGTCCTTTAGGTGAGTAGTCGTCGAGTACTCGTCGATTGTCGCGGACCCATTTTTGGAGGGGACAGCACTGAAGGACTGGTCAGTCCTTGGAGAGGATACCCGTGTCGACCACCACGTCCAGCACTGCAAACACCGCTGCAGACGAGGAGGCGAAGACAGCCACCACGAGGAAGAGCACACGCTCCACCTCTGCCAAAACCAATGCCACCGGTCGGGCCAAGAAGGCCACGACGAAGACGAGCTCCGCATCACCCAAGAAGTCCACGGCCACGAAGTCGTCACCCAAGAAGTCGTCGGCCACGACGTCGGTTGATGAAGCGAAGGCTCCTGCAACCAAGAGGACTTCCGGTACCAAGACTGCTGGCAAGTCCGCCACGACAACCGCAGCCAAGACGACGAAGACCTCTGCGACGAAGGCGTCGGGGGCCAAGAAGTCGACCACGAAGTCGTCGGGGACCAAGGCAACTGGAACCACCTCAACTGGCACCAAGAAGTCGACCACCAGCAAGAAGTCCACCACCTCGAAGTCGACCACCACCAAGAAATCCACGGCCAAGAAGTCGACCACCACCGCGAAGGCCAAGAAGGAAACCACCATCGCCGAGGCCGCTTCCGGCGCGGTTGATGTGACGGTCGAGCGCGACGGTGACGACGTGGTGCTGACCGTGGGAGGCAAGAAGCGTTCTCTCGACGACGTCGATGACAGCGAGTACGACCCGGCTGAGGCTGCCAAGGACGAGCAGCAGATCAACAAGGAGGCCGAGGGGTTCTCCCTGTCCGACAACGACGACGCCGACGAACCCGAGCAGACCGTCATGGTTGCCGGTGCCACCGCCGACCCCGTCAAGGACTACCTCAAGCAGATCGGCAAGGTGGCCCTGCTCAACGCTGTCGAGGAGGTGGACCTCGCCAAGCGCATCGAGGCCGGCCTGTTCGCCGGCGAGCAACTCGCCGACCCGGATCTCAAGATCTCTGAGGAGGACCGCGAGGACTACGAGTGGATCGCTGAGGACGGCAAGGCCGCCAAGAACCACCTGCTGGAGGCCAACCTCCGTCTGGTGGTGTCGCTGGCCAAGCGCTACACCGGTCGCGGCATGCTCTTCCTCGACCTCATCCAGGAAGGAAACCTCGGCCTCATCCGCGCCGTCGAGAAGTTCGACTACACCAAGGGTTACAAGTTCTCGACCTACGCGACATGGTGGATCAAACAGGCCATTACCCGAGCCATGGCTGACCAGGCCCGCACGATTCGTATCCCGGTGCACATGGTCGAGGTCATCAACAAGCTGGCCCGAGTGCAGCGTCAGATGCTCCAGGACCTGGGACGCGAACCCACCCCGGAGGAGCTGGCCAAGGAACTCGACATGACGGCCGAAAAGGTCATCGAGGTGCAGAAGTACGGCCGCGAGCCGATCTCCTTGCACACCCCGCTGGGTGAGGACGGCGACTCCGAGTTCGGCGACCTCATCGAGGATTCCGAGGCCATCGTCCCGGCCGAAGCCGTCAACTTCACCCTCCTGCAGGAGCAGCTGCACGACGTCCTCGACACCTTGTCCGAGCGCGAGGCCGGCGTCGTCTCGATGCGATTCGGCCTGACCGACGGTCAGCCGAAGACCCTCGACGAGATCGGCAAGGTGTATGGGGTCACCCGTGAGCGCATTCGCCAGATCGAGTCCAAGACGATGTCGAAGCTGAGGCACCCCAGCCGTTCTCAGGTGCTGCGCGATTACCTCGACTGAGGACCGGTCACGATGAACGAAGGGGCGCCCCGTGGGACGCCCCTTCGTCATGGTCGAGTCATCAACACATCATCGCTCCACATCGTCAAGGAAGTGACGCACGGCGATCTGTTCAGGATTGAACCCTGTGGGTAGTCCATCGAGGTTCATGATGACGGTCCTTCCGCTTCGCACATCGAGGGCCGACACGTCGGCTCGAACTGCCGGCCATGGGGTCAGGACTCGGACGAAATAGGCGAACATCGAGGCCGTCACCCGGACTTTCGCCGTCGTAGTTCCTGTCGCCGTCACCTCAATGTCAAGGTCGGGGTCGGGCAGGTCAAGATCAGCGATACGTGTCAGGAAGAGCCGGTTGGAGGGCAGAGTCGCACCTTCAACCCACACGTAGTGGTCGCCGTTCACCGGCACTTGGGTGCGTGGCATTGACCACACCATCTCGGAGGTCGATGGCGGCACCGACACCTTCACCTTGTGCGTCTGCTCAACAGTGCCATCAAATCTCTCGATGGTGACGGCCACCGTGTCAACGACCCGGTTGGGCTGGACGTTACTAACCCACAGTTCCAAGGACTCGTCGGTCAGTCGCAGGATAGGAAGGGCTGGAGCAAAAGCGCGAGCCGCAGCGTAATAGCCCGGTTTGGCTCCCAGATCGTGATCGATCAGGGACCACGTCATTCCTGGCCAGGGTTCATTGAGCTGCCACACCAAGGTGCCGGCACAGTGAGGCCAACGACGTCGATAGTGCTCGATGCCGAACTTGAGCCCCTCAGCCTGCACCACCTGGGTGGAGGTGACGTAGGACTGGACCGACGTCGGCCTTCCCACCTCGTACTCGACGAGAGCCATTCCCTTGGCCTTCGGAGTGTCCTTGTTGCGCGCGATGAGCACTGGATCATCGAGTGTCAGATGGTCTTTTCCAAGCCACCTCTCCAAGGTGGGTAGGTCAGCGCTGGCGTGAATGCCGAACTCACTAATGAAGCGCCCGGTGTCATGGCGATAGCGGTGGAAGTGCATGGCCTCGGCCGGGCTGACGTAGTTCTCGTGGGTGCCGGCGCCAACGTCGGCTCCGTGCCAGACCTCCCATGCGTGACGGTCGCCGGCACCAGTGCCGTTGACGCGCGGGTCGGTGTCGGCGTCGGTGGCTGGGCTGTTGGCCCAGTAACCCACGGTGGGGCTATTGCGGCCCACAGCCTCGGGCAGAATCTCGTCAAAGATCGCCGATCCCCATTGTCCGGGGTTCAGATTGCTCCAGACTGCCTGGTGCATGGCCTGCACCTCGTTGCCGCCAGCCCACAGTGCAAGGCTCGGGTGATGGGCCAGACGGCGGGTCTGGTAGTCAGCCTCTGTCCGCACCTCAGACATGAACTCTTGGTCGTCACCGGGATAGTCGATGCAGGCGAACATGAAGTCGTGCCAGACAAGGATGCCGTTCTCGTCGCAGGCATCCATGAAGGCGTCAGAGGCGTAGACGCCGCCGCCCCAGACGCGCACCATCGTCATGCCACCGTTGCGGCAGGCATCCACCAGATCACGATCCTGTTCCGGTGACACCGAGCCCACGAGCATTGACTGTGGAACGAGGTTGGCTCCCCGGGCGAAGATCGGCACACCGTTGAGCATGAAGCGGAAGTGACGGGCTGGCCCGTCGTATTCGGGATCGTCGGGGTCGATGGAGTGGTCGACCGTGATGGTCCTGATGCCGGCCATCCCAGAATCCGTGGCGATGGTGTTGGCATCCTCGTCATGGACGCCGACCTCGACGCGATACAGGAAAGGCTCACCCATATCGTGGGTCCACCACAACTGGGGATGGTCCACCTGCAGCACGACCGAGGCAACCCCATCGTGGATGAGGGCATGGCCGTCGGTGCGATCTCCGGTGGGTGAGGTCAGGGAGACATCGACGTCGAAAGGCAGGAGGTCGTCGTGGGTGGTGACGGCCACGACGACGTTGACCGTGGCACAGTCTTCAGCGATGGAGAGGGTCTCGACGCGATGAGTGACCTCGACAGGAGGTCGGCGGGTGAATTCAACCTTCCCCGTCAGCCCGATGGAAGGAATGCGTGGGGCGAAATCCCACCCCCAGGAGAACATCCCCTTGCGCCGCCGTGTTGCAGCGAGGTTGAGGGTGAGAATCCCGGCTCCCGGTTCGGCGTCGAGTTCCTGAGGAGCAGCGGCATTGAGGAACTCGCTCACGGCATTAACCATGGCCCGGGTGGCAGGGGGCTCGGTGAGGCCGTCCAGCGGGGGAGCGAATCGAATGAAGACCTCTGCCTGGTCGCCCTCGACGTGTGGCACGACGGTCGAGAAAGGACGGAACTGGCTGGCATGACGTCCGACGTGCTTGCCATCAACCCAGATGTCGGCGACCGTGTCGACTTTGGTCAGGGTCAAGACGAGAGGTTCATCGCCGTCCGGGATCGGTACCCTCCCGCGATACCACCAGGCACGGTCCTCGACCCAGCGGCAATCCTTCTCATGATTTCCGAGGTAGGGGTGATCAATGATCCCAGCCGCAATGAGGCTTTCGTGGACTCCACCTGGCACGACCGCGTCGATCCACTCGCGATGGTCGGCCGCCAATTGACCTGGATCGAGGACATGGGGGTCACTGGAGGTGAGCTGGAACAGGGCACTCATGAGAACTCCTTCGTCGGCCCGAAGCACATCTAAACCCTAGTACAACTCGGTATTCATTGATGGGGGTAGCAGACCATCACCTGAGATTGCCCTCTATCGTTGGGCCCATGGCAGTGACGACGAAAACCTCAGCTCGACGTGGCCCGTACGCCAAGGGGGTCGCCCGACGGGCTGAGATCCTTGACGTTGCGCTGCAACTGTACGGCGCGAGCTCGGGCGATCGACCGACCTTGGCTGCCATTGCCGCGCAGGTCGGTCTCACCGAGGCTGGCGTGTTGCACTATTTCGGTTCAATGGATGAGCTCTTCGTTGCCATCTTGGAGGCTCGCGACATTCACGCCGTCGATGCCGGAGCACTCACCGACCCCGAGCACGTGTGGGCATATCTGGCCCAGACGACCCGTACCCCGGGCTTGACGAAGCTATTCGTCGATATGAGCGTGGCTGCTGCCGACCCCAACCATCCCGCCCATGCCTTCATGGAACGGCATCGGCGGCGGGTTTACGAGGTCGTCAGGACGGGATTGGGGATTGACGACGAGCAGGCTGTAAGGCTGGCAGTAGCGGCCGCAGAGGGTTTGCAGCTGAGGTGGGTTCAGGATCACAGCACCGACATTGCCGGGGATCTGGAGGCCTTGGCCCGGATCCTCACTAGTGTTCGTTGAGGAAGGCCAGCCCAACAGTGGTGACGACCTGGAATCCCAGTGAGTTTCGCGCCTGGATGTCAAAGGCATGGTTGAACATCGGCAATTGCACGTGTGTCACGTCCACCCCGGCCTGGCGGGAGTGAGCAACGAAGTCTCGTACGCTCGAGGGCGGGACAAAAGTGTCGCGATTGCCCTGGATCACCATCGTCGGGGGAGCCTTAGGAGTGATCCAGGTGGAACTGTTGACGGCGCGGTAGCGGTCGGGAAACTGTTCGGGCGCGCCACCGATGTACATCGTGGCGGCATTTCCCGCTCCCAGGGTGGTAACTGACTGGACTGCTGCGACGTCCACCGTCGGGTACAAGGCCAAGACCGATTTCGGGGCGCGCATTGGTCCGCACGAACTTGTCATCTTCCCACTTGCGGCGCCGTAGGCCAGGTTGATGGCCATCCCACCGCCGGCAGAATCTCCCATGATCGACACTCGGGACGGATCACCACCGAACTCCTTGACGTGAGCCAGGCTCCAGGCCCAGGCGCAGGCTACCTGCTTCGGTGCGATGTCCCAGGTGGGATGCCCCTTGTATGCCAAGACATACGAGGGGCGAACAACCAACCAGCCATGGTCGGAAAACCACCTCAAGGTGGCGGGCATGGTGGCGTCGGTATTCCACCCTCCGCCGTGAATGTCGACCAGAACAGGTGCGTTGTGTCGTTGGGGACGGTAAATCTGGGCGGTCTCATCGGGTCTGGAACCATACCGGACCGTCTCGTCAGGGTGACTTGCCATTGACGACACTGCAGCTGCCGACAAGACGTTGATCCGTCCACCGGCTCGATCAGTCACCCATGTCGTCGAGGCC
The genomic region above belongs to Cutibacterium equinum and contains:
- a CDS encoding RNA polymerase sigma factor — encoded protein: MERIPVSTTTSSTANTAADEEAKTATTRKSTRSTSAKTNATGRAKKATTKTSSASPKKSTATKSSPKKSSATTSVDEAKAPATKRTSGTKTAGKSATTTAAKTTKTSATKASGAKKSTTKSSGTKATGTTSTGTKKSTTSKKSTTSKSTTTKKSTAKKSTTTAKAKKETTIAEAASGAVDVTVERDGDDVVLTVGGKKRSLDDVDDSEYDPAEAAKDEQQINKEAEGFSLSDNDDADEPEQTVMVAGATADPVKDYLKQIGKVALLNAVEEVDLAKRIEAGLFAGEQLADPDLKISEEDREDYEWIAEDGKAAKNHLLEANLRLVVSLAKRYTGRGMLFLDLIQEGNLGLIRAVEKFDYTKGYKFSTYATWWIKQAITRAMADQARTIRIPVHMVEVINKLARVQRQMLQDLGREPTPEELAKELDMTAEKVIEVQKYGREPISLHTPLGEDGDSEFGDLIEDSEAIVPAEAVNFTLLQEQLHDVLDTLSEREAGVVSMRFGLTDGQPKTLDEIGKVYGVTRERIRQIESKTMSKLRHPSRSQVLRDYLD
- a CDS encoding alpha/beta hydrolase — encoded protein: MADTTTSRHSWLRIASGLLGLILALPVLAWSVAAILPSRDALTFVSSVLVGSLAVPALGIVAIALVFAFLARGALRVVAVIASVMALILPATATASTTWVTDRAGGRINVLSAAAVSSMASHPDETVRYGSRPDETAQIYRPQRHNAPVLVDIHGGGWNTDATMPATLRWFSDHGWLVVRPSYVLAYKGHPTWDIAPKQVACAWAWSLAHVKEFGGDPSRVSIMGDSAGGGMAINLAYGAASGKMTSSCGPMRAPKSVLALYPTVDVAAVQSVTTLGAGNAATMYIGGAPEQFPDRYRAVNSSTWITPKAPPTMVIQGNRDTFVPPSSVRDFVAHSRQAGVDVTHVQLPMFNHAFDIQARNSLGFQVVTTVGLAFLNEH
- a CDS encoding glycosyl hydrolase 2 galactose-binding domain-containing protein codes for the protein MSALFQLTSSDPHVLDPGQLAADHREWIDAVVPGGVHESLIAAGIIDHPYLGNHEKDCRWVEDRAWWYRGRVPIPDGDEPLVLTLTKVDTVADIWVDGKHVGRHASQFRPFSTVVPHVEGDQAEVFIRFAPPLDGLTEPPATRAMVNAVSEFLNAAAPQELDAEPGAGILTLNLAATRRRKGMFSWGWDFAPRIPSIGLTGKVEFTRRPPVEVTHRVETLSIAEDCATVNVVVAVTTHDDLLPFDVDVSLTSPTGDRTDGHALIHDGVASVVLQVDHPQLWWTHDMGEPFLYRVEVGVHDEDANTIATDSGMAGIRTITVDHSIDPDDPEYDGPARHFRFMLNGVPIFARGANLVPQSMLVGSVSPEQDRDLVDACRNGGMTMVRVWGGGVYASDAFMDACDENGILVWHDFMFACIDYPGDDQEFMSEVRTEADYQTRRLAHHPSLALWAGGNEVQAMHQAVWSNLNPGQWGSAIFDEILPEAVGRNSPTVGYWANSPATDADTDPRVNGTGAGDRHAWEVWHGADVGAGTHENYVSPAEAMHFHRYRHDTGRFISEFGIHASADLPTLERWLGKDHLTLDDPVLIARNKDTPKAKGMALVEYEVGRPTSVQSYVTSTQVVQAEGLKFGIEHYRRRWPHCAGTLVWQLNEPWPGMTWSLIDHDLGAKPGYYAAARAFAPALPILRLTDESLELWVSNVQPNRVVDTVAVTIERFDGTVEQTHKVKVSVPPSTSEMVWSMPRTQVPVNGDHYVWVEGATLPSNRLFLTRIADLDLPDPDLDIEVTATGTTTAKVRVTASMFAYFVRVLTPWPAVRADVSALDVRSGRTVIMNLDGLPTGFNPEQIAVRHFLDDVER
- a CDS encoding TetR/AcrR family transcriptional regulator, with product MAVTTKTSARRGPYAKGVARRAEILDVALQLYGASSGDRPTLAAIAAQVGLTEAGVLHYFGSMDELFVAILEARDIHAVDAGALTDPEHVWAYLAQTTRTPGLTKLFVDMSVAAADPNHPAHAFMERHRRRVYEVVRTGLGIDDEQAVRLAVAAAEGLQLRWVQDHSTDIAGDLEALARILTSVR